Proteins from a single region of Hordeum vulgare subsp. vulgare chromosome 6H, MorexV3_pseudomolecules_assembly, whole genome shotgun sequence:
- the LOC123403521 gene encoding probable methyltransferase PMT15, whose protein sequence is MGVRSAATKLHIPPTHSGARRSFFLPLAAVALLCSASYLLGAWHHGGGFSPSSPSRSVTIATDISCTTTLTPSTTTTTTTTTTPSLDFSAHHAAAVDAVAARAASSASSAPRRYPACPAEYSEYTPCEDVKRSLRYPRDRLVYRERHCPSGRERLRCLVPAPAGYRNPFPWPASRDVAWFANVPHKELTVEKAVQNWIRVDGDKLRFPGGGTMFPHGADAYIDDIGKLIPLHDGSIRTALDTGCGVASWGAYLLSRDILAMSFAPRDSHEAQVQFALERGVPAMIGVLASNRLTYPARAFDMAHCSRCLIPWHLYDGLYLIEVDRVLRPGGYWILSGPPINWKKYWKGWERSKEDLNAEQEAIEAVARSLCWKKIKEAGDIAVWQKPDNHAGCKAFWKAAKSPPFCSKKNADAAWYDKMEACVTPLPEVSDASEVAGGAVKKWPQRLTAVPPRVSRGTVKGVTAKAFLQDTELWRKRVRHYKAVINQFEQKGRYRNVLDMNARLGGFAAALASYPLWVMNMVPTVANSSALGVVYERGLIGSYQDWCEGTSTYPRTYDLIHADSVFTLYRNRCEMDTILLEMDRILRPEGTVIIRDDVDILVKVKSVADGMRWDSQIVDHEDGPLVREKILLVAKTYWTAKNQDQ, encoded by the exons ATGGGGGTCCGCTCGGCGGCCACCAAGCTGCACATCCCGCCCACCCACTCCGGCGCCCGGCGCTCCTTCTTCCTGCcgctcgccgccgtcgccctcctcTGCTCCGCCTCCTACCTCCTCGGCGCCTGGCACCACGGCGGCGGCTTCTCCCCTTCCTCTCCCTCCCGCTCCGTCACCATCGCCACCGACATCTCCTGCACCACCACCCTcaccccctccaccaccaccaccaccaccaccaccaccactccgTCCCTCGACTTCTCCGCGCACCACGCGGCGGCGGTCGACGCCGTGGCGGCCAGGGCCGCGTCCTCGGCATCCTCGGCGCCGCGGAGGTACCCGGCGTGCCCGGCCGAGTACTCGGAGTACACGCCGTGCGAGGACGTGAAGCGGTCGCTGCGGTACCCGCGGGACCGGCTGGTGTACCGGGAGCGGCACTGCCCCTCGGGGCGCGAGCGGCTGCGGTGCCTGGTGCCGGCGCCGGCCGGGTACCGCAACCCGTTCCCGTGGCCGGCCAGCCGGGACGTCGCGTGGTTCGCCAACGTGCCGCACAAGGAGCTCACCGTGGAGAAGGCGGTGCAGAACTGGATCCGCGTCGACGGGGACAAGCTCCGGTTCCCCGGCGGCGGGACCATGTTCCCGCACGGCGCCGACGCCTACATCGACGACATCGGGAAGCTCATCCCGCTCCACGACGGCTCCATCCGCACCGCGCTCGACACCGGCTGCGGG GTGGCGAGCTGGGGCGCGTACCTGCTGTCGAGGGACATCCTGGCCATGTCCTTCGCGCCACGGGATTCGCACGAGGCGCAGGTGCAGTTCGCGCTGGAGCGCGGCGTCCCCGCCATGATCGGCGTCCTCGCCTCCAACCGCCTCACCTACCCGGCCCGCGCCTTCGACATGGCGCACTGCTCCCGCTGCCTCATCCCCTGGCACCTCTACG ATGGACTGTACCTGATCGAGGTCGACCGCGTGTTGCGCCCCGGCGGGTACTGGATCCTGTCCGGGCCGCCGATCAACTGGAAGAAGTactggaaggggtgggagaggagcAAGGAGGACCTCAACGCCGAGCAGGAGGCGATCGAGGCGGTCGCCCGGAGCCTCTGCTGGAAGAAGATCAAGGAGGCCGGCGACATCGCCGTCTGGCAGAAACCCGACAACCACGCCGGCTGCAAGGCATTCTGGAAGGCCGCCAAGTCCCCGCCTTTCTGCTCCAAGAAAAACGCCGACGCAGCATG GTACGACAAGATGGAGGCCTGCGTGACGCCACTGCCGGAGGTCTCGGACGCgagcgaggtggccggcggcgcggTGAAGAAATGGCCGCAGAGGCTCACCGCCGTGCCGCCCAGGGTCTCCCGGGGCACGGTGAAGGGCGTGACGGCCAAGGCGTTCTTGCAGGACACGGAGCTGTGGAGGAAGAGGGTCCGCCACTACAAGGCGGTGATCAACCAGTTCGAGCAGAAAGGACGGTACCGCAACGTGCTCGACATGAACGCCCGCCTCGGCGGTTTCGCGGCGGCGCTGGCGAGTTACCCGCTGTGGGTCATGAACATGGTCCCGACCGTGGCCAACTCCAGCGCACTCGGGGTGGTCTACGAGCGCGGCCTCATCGGAAGCTACCAGGACTG GTGCGAGGGCACGTCCACCTATCCACGGACCTACGATCTCATCCATGCCGACTCCGTGTTCACTCTGTACAGGAACAG GTGTGAGATGGACACCATTCTGCTGGAGATGGACAGGATCCTGAGGCCTGAGGGCACAGTGATCATCAGAGACGACGTGGACATACTGGTGAAGGTCAAGAGCGTCGCCGACGGGATGAGGTGGGACAGCCAGATCGTCGACCACGAAGACGGCCCGCTCGTCCGGGAGAAGATCCTCCTGGTCGCCAAGACGTATTGGACTGCCAAGAACCAAGACCAATAG